In the genome of Salana multivorans, the window GCAGCCGCGGGTTGAGCCCGATCGTGTGCGCGTGCGTCGGGTCGAACGCGTACAGCGTGAGGTCCCGGCGCTTGACCAGGACGACGACGAGCACGACCGCGCCGAGCGCCACGACCTGGACGAGGTCCGCGCGCGAGACGCCGAGCAGGTTCCCGAAGATGATGTGCGCCAGGTCCGTCTGCGACGGGATCACCGAGATCAGCACGAGCCCGAGGGCGAACAGCGTCGTGAAGACGATCCCGATCGCCGCGTCCTCCTTGACCCTGCTCGTGTCGCGGACGACGCCGATCAGCGCGACGGCGAGGAACCCGAACACCACCGCCCCCAGCGCGAACGGCAGACCGAACGCGTAGGCGATGACGACGCCGGGCAGCACGGCGTGCGACACCGCGTCGCCCATGAGCGACCAGCCGATGAGGACGAGCCAGCACGACAGCAGCGCGCACACCACGGACGCGACGAGCGCCGTGAGGAGCGCGCGGCTCATGAACTCGTACGCGAGCGGCTCCAGCAGGAGGTCGACGACGTTCATCGCGCCTCCCCCGCGCCCTCGCGTCGCGCCATCGGGTCGAGCCCGAACGCCTCCGCCAGCCGCTCCGGCGTGAGCACGTCGGCCGGTCGGCCGTGCGCGAGGACGCGCCGCATGAGGAGGACGGCCTCGTCGGCGAGGTCGGGCAGCGCGTGCAGGTCGTGCGTGGCGACGAGGATCGTGCGACCGTCCCCCGCCAGCTCCCGCAGGAGGCCGGTGATCGTCGCCTCGGACACCTTGTCGACCCCGGCGAACGGCTCGTCCAGCAGCATCACCGACGCCTCCTGGGCGATCCCGCGCGCGACGAACGTCCGCTTGCGCTGCCCGCCCGAGAGCCGCCCGATCTGCCGGTCCGCGAGCTCGCGCAGCCCGACCCGGTCGAGCGCGGCCTCGACGACGGCGCGGTCGGCGGCCCGGGGCCGGCGGGTCGGACCAAGGCGTCCGTACCGGCCGGTCATGACGACGTCACGCACCGACAGCGGGAACGCCCAGTCGACCGCCTCGCTCTGCGGGACGTAGGCGACCCGGCCCGACCGGCGAGCCCGGGCCGGGTCCTCGTCGCCGATCCGCACCGTGCCCGAGTCCGGCCGGATCGTCCCGACGATGGTCTTGAGCAGCGTCGACTTCCCCGAGCCGTTCATCCCGACGAGCCCGCAGACGACCCCGGCCGCGAGCACGAGGTCCGCGCGGTCCAGGGCGAGGACGTCGCCGTAGCTGACCGTCACGCCCTCGACGCGGACGACGGGCTCGCCCGGGAGCCCGCCCGCGGACCGGTCCGGCGCACTCACGACCCGGCCCCCGCACGGTCCCCGGTGAGCGCGGCGACGATGACGTCGACGTCGTGCCGGATCAGGTCGAGGTAGGTCGGCACGGGCCCGCCGGGCTCCGAGAGCGAGTCGACGTAGAGCACGCCGCCGAACTCGGCGTCGGTGGCCTCGACGACCTGCTGCATCGGCTTGTCGCTCACCGTCGACTCGCAGAACACGGCGGGCACGTCGTTGGCGCGGACGAACTCGATGGTCGCGGCGATCTGCTGCGGCGTCGCCTGCTGCTCGGCGTTGACCGCCCAGATGTACTGCTCCGTCAGCCCGGCGTCGCGGGCGAGGTAGGAGAACGCGCCCTCGCAGGTGACGAGCGCCCGCTGCCGCTCCGGCAGCACGGCGAGCTCCGACACCAGCTCGTCGTGCACCTCCTGGAGCTGCGCTCCGTACGACTCGGCGTTGGCCGCGTAGTCGTCGGCGTGCTCGGGGTCGAGCTCGCCGAACGCCTCGGCCATGGTGTCGGCGTAGAGACGGACGTTGAGCGGGCTCATCCAGGCGTGCGGGTTGGGCAGGCCGGCGTACGCGTCCTCGGCGATGCTCATGACCTCGACGCCGTCGCTGACCACGACGTGCGGCACGTCGAGGTCGGCGACGAACCGCTCGAACCACAGCTCGAGGTTGAGGCCGTTGTCGAGGATGAGATCGGCCTCGGCCGCCCGGCGGATGTCGGACGGCGTCGGCTCGTAGTGGTGGATCTCCGCACCGGGCTTCGTGATCGACTCCACGCGCAGGTGCTCGCCGGCCACGTTCTCCGCGATGTCGGCGAGCACCGTGAAGGTCGTCAGGACGACGGGGCGCTCGTCGCCGCCGGACGCGGCGGACGCGCCGGACGCACCCGAGCCGCCGCTCGCCTCGTCCCCGGTCGGCCCGGCACACGACGCCAGCGCAAGGCCGACGACGACGCCGACAGCTCCCGTCACGATCCTGGTCCTCACGTCACGACCACCTCTCCATCACAAGTATCGGGTGGCCTAACTCTAGACATTGCCGAGCCGAAAACAAGCGGGCGCCCCGGCGCGTCTTCGCACGATCTCCACGTCCCGGCCCCGGAGCACCCATGGCTCGACAAGGTGCGATCGGTAGGCTTCGAATCGTGATCTTCAAGGCCGTCGGCGAGGGAAAGCCGTATCCCGACCACGGCCTCGTGACCACCCGCGACTGGGCCCACCTGCCCCCGCGACAGATCCGCCTCGACCAGCTCACCACCGTGCGCACGACGCTCGACCTGCGCGGGCTGCTCACCGACGACTCGACGTTCTACGGCGACCTGTTCGCGCACGTCGTGGCCTGGCGGGGCGAGCTGTACCTGGAGGACGGCCTCCAGCGAGCGCTGCGGGCAGCGCTCCAGCAGCGGACGATCATCCACGCCCGCGTCCTCGAGCTCGGCTGACCGAGCGAGACTCCTCCCCCGGCAGGACGTGCCGGCCGAACGCCGAAAGGTACCGTGTCACCCGTGACGACCCCGACGTACGACGAGGCCGCGCGCCGCAAGGCCCTGCGACGCAGGCACCTGCTCCAGCGCCAGACGATCATCTTCGGCAGCCTCATCGTCATCCTCGGGGCGCTCGTGCTGGCGGCCCTCGGCGTCTTCCTCAACATCCTCCCCGCGCCGTTCGACCCGGACTTCACGAACACGGAGGCCGAGACCGAGACCGGCCCGATCGTCCCCTGCCCGGCGGACGGCGCGATCCCCGTCGACTGGGCCGCCATCACCGCCAACGTCTACAACGGCACGACCCGCGGCGGCCTGGCGGCGACGACGGCGCAGGCGCTGCGGGACACCGGCGTCGCGACGGCGACCGAGGGGAACTACACCGGCGGAAGCTACGACGGGACGGTGCTCATCACCACCGGCATCGAGGGCATCTCGAGCGCCTACTCGATCGCCCCGCTGTTCCCGGAGCACGAGATCCTCTACGACGGGACCAAGTCGGACGAGGTGATCGACGTGGTCGTCGGCTCGAAGTTCGAGGCGATGTCGGCGGACGCGACGCCGCTCGACCCGGAGACCCCGCTCGTCGGGCCCGAGGGGTGCACGCCGATCAGCAAGCTCCCGACGGTCACGACCGAACCCGACGCCGCGCAGTAGCGCTCGAACGACGCCGCGCCGGACCGACGGCCCGGCCCGGGCCGGGCACCCCGCTCCCGACGCGCACCGC includes:
- a CDS encoding metal ABC transporter permease, whose product is MNVVDLLLEPLAYEFMSRALLTALVASVVCALLSCWLVLIGWSLMGDAVSHAVLPGVVIAYAFGLPFALGAVVFGFLAVALIGVVRDTSRVKEDAAIGIVFTTLFALGLVLISVIPSQTDLAHIIFGNLLGVSRADLVQVVALGAVVLVVVLVKRRDLTLYAFDPTHAHTIGLNPRLLGATLLGLLALTSVVALQAVGVVLVVAMLIIPGATAYLLTDRFGRMLVIAPVVAAGCAVVGLYASYYLDTASGATIVLAQGVVFALVYLVGPRRGVLTRWVLARARSSRVRRA
- a CDS encoding LytR C-terminal domain-containing protein, producing MTTPTYDEAARRKALRRRHLLQRQTIIFGSLIVILGALVLAALGVFLNILPAPFDPDFTNTEAETETGPIVPCPADGAIPVDWAAITANVYNGTTRGGLAATTAQALRDTGVATATEGNYTGGSYDGTVLITTGIEGISSAYSIAPLFPEHEILYDGTKSDEVIDVVVGSKFEAMSADATPLDPETPLVGPEGCTPISKLPTVTTEPDAAQ
- a CDS encoding metal ABC transporter ATP-binding protein — translated: MSAPDRSAGGLPGEPVVRVEGVTVSYGDVLALDRADLVLAAGVVCGLVGMNGSGKSTLLKTIVGTIRPDSGTVRIGDEDPARARRSGRVAYVPQSEAVDWAFPLSVRDVVMTGRYGRLGPTRRPRAADRAVVEAALDRVGLRELADRQIGRLSGGQRKRTFVARGIAQEASVMLLDEPFAGVDKVSEATITGLLRELAGDGRTILVATHDLHALPDLADEAVLLMRRVLAHGRPADVLTPERLAEAFGLDPMARREGAGEAR
- a CDS encoding type II toxin-antitoxin system VapB family antitoxin, whose amino-acid sequence is MIFKAVGEGKPYPDHGLVTTRDWAHLPPRQIRLDQLTTVRTTLDLRGLLTDDSTFYGDLFAHVVAWRGELYLEDGLQRALRAALQQRTIIHARVLELG
- a CDS encoding metal ABC transporter substrate-binding protein, coding for MVTGAVGVVVGLALASCAGPTGDEASGGSGASGASAASGGDERPVVLTTFTVLADIAENVAGEHLRVESITKPGAEIHHYEPTPSDIRRAAEADLILDNGLNLELWFERFVADLDVPHVVVSDGVEVMSIAEDAYAGLPNPHAWMSPLNVRLYADTMAEAFGELDPEHADDYAANAESYGAQLQEVHDELVSELAVLPERQRALVTCEGAFSYLARDAGLTEQYIWAVNAEQQATPQQIAATIEFVRANDVPAVFCESTVSDKPMQQVVEATDAEFGGVLYVDSLSEPGGPVPTYLDLIRHDVDVIVAALTGDRAGAGS